In Streptomyces sp. NBC_01717, one DNA window encodes the following:
- a CDS encoding PPA1309 family protein, translating into MLSMSNVSPSGPPMAASPLTVAVLEIDEYASGLGWDQPARLFALVDTAKLRVQEPGLAAQLGLDSPDSTTAALTPIEQEELPPGKALDEFLATIAWPDAVAGCAMTVERLMLPPSAESSVPEGLSDAQLAKWVAKHPDRQEVRMTVAVLRNGARESAVRLREKDSPTEVLTGAGLVPGLAEALAATFES; encoded by the coding sequence ATGTTGAGCATGTCCAACGTTTCCCCCTCAGGCCCCCCGATGGCCGCGAGTCCCCTCACTGTCGCCGTGCTCGAAATCGACGAGTACGCCTCCGGCCTCGGCTGGGACCAGCCGGCCCGGCTCTTCGCGCTCGTCGACACCGCCAAGCTGCGGGTCCAGGAGCCCGGCCTCGCCGCCCAGCTCGGTCTCGACAGCCCCGATTCGACGACCGCCGCACTCACCCCCATCGAGCAGGAGGAGCTTCCCCCCGGAAAGGCGCTGGACGAGTTCCTCGCCACGATCGCCTGGCCCGACGCGGTCGCAGGCTGCGCCATGACGGTGGAGCGCCTGATGCTGCCGCCGTCCGCCGAGTCCTCCGTACCGGAGGGGCTCAGCGACGCCCAGCTGGCCAAGTGGGTCGCCAAGCACCCCGACCGGCAGGAGGTACGGATGACCGTGGCCGTCCTGCGCAACGGTGCGCGGGAGTCGGCCGTACGGCTCCGGGAGAAGGACTCCCCGACCGAGGTACTGACCGGCGCCGGCCTGGTGCCGGGGCTGGCCGAGGCGCTGGCCGCCACGTTCGAGTCCTGA
- a CDS encoding NUDIX hydrolase, with protein MSLYDDAVLVLKRYESSADPDQEQLRQVYLDHLSRHPDGMWKACGAGHLTASALVVDPERGRVLLTLHRKLQMWLQMGGHCEPEDDTLAAAALREATEESGISGLTLLSGGPVALDRHAIPAPCHWHLDVQYTALAPSGATAQISDESLDLHWFPYDKVAEVADASVVRLVARARAALEDGRQR; from the coding sequence GTGAGCCTGTACGACGACGCGGTCCTCGTACTGAAGAGGTACGAGTCATCGGCCGACCCTGACCAGGAGCAGCTGCGCCAGGTCTACCTGGACCATCTGTCACGGCACCCGGACGGCATGTGGAAGGCCTGCGGGGCCGGGCATCTGACAGCCAGCGCGCTGGTCGTCGATCCGGAGCGCGGCCGGGTTCTGCTGACGCTGCACCGGAAGCTGCAGATGTGGCTGCAGATGGGCGGGCACTGCGAGCCCGAGGACGACACGCTGGCTGCCGCGGCGCTCCGTGAAGCCACCGAGGAATCCGGCATCAGCGGTCTGACGCTGCTGTCGGGCGGCCCGGTGGCGCTGGACCGGCATGCGATCCCGGCGCCCTGCCACTGGCATCTGGATGTGCAGTACACGGCACTGGCGCCGTCGGGCGCCACGGCGCAGATCAGCGACGAGTCGCTGGATCTGCACTGGTTCCCGTACGACAAGGTGGCCGAGGTGGCCGACGCGTCGGTCGTACGCCTGGTCGCGCGCGCACGCGCGGCGCTGGAGGACGGCCGGCAGCGGTGA
- a CDS encoding molybdenum cofactor biosynthesis protein MoaE — translation MAPTHDHPGEQAAQDPIRLLEIRDTPLSVDEIFRAAGDDAAGGTALFVGTVRNHDGGQDVGALGYSCHPSAQDEMRRVAEKVVAEFPVRALAAVHRVGELEVGDLAVVVAVSCPHRAEAFAACRKLIDDLKHEVPIWKHQRFSDGTEEWVGAC, via the coding sequence ATGGCACCCACCCATGACCATCCCGGTGAGCAGGCGGCGCAGGACCCGATCCGGCTGCTGGAGATCCGGGACACCCCTCTGTCCGTCGACGAGATCTTCCGCGCCGCCGGGGACGACGCCGCGGGCGGCACGGCGCTCTTCGTCGGCACGGTGCGCAATCACGACGGCGGCCAGGACGTCGGCGCGCTCGGCTACTCCTGCCATCCGTCGGCGCAGGACGAGATGCGCCGGGTGGCCGAGAAGGTCGTCGCCGAGTTCCCGGTCCGGGCACTGGCCGCTGTCCATCGTGTGGGTGAACTGGAGGTCGGAGACCTGGCCGTGGTCGTCGCCGTCTCCTGCCCGCACCGTGCGGAGGCATTCGCGGCGTGTCGCAAGCTCATCGACGACCTCAAGCACGAGGTTCCGATCTGGAAGCACCAGCGGTTCTCCGACGGCACGGAGGAGTGGGTAGGCGCCTGCTGA
- a CDS encoding AIM24 family protein — protein sequence MNQQLAGFAPTPVTARMENHGRTMLKVAMATGQDLFARTGSMVSYEGFIQYEPNPPAVRQIASQWITGEGAPLMKCAGDGLLYLADYGADVVVINLNNDSLSVNGTNVLAFDGHLTWGVERVKGLAKFAGQGLWNVCIAGTGWVAITSRGTPIVVDCGRGDDETYVDPDALVAWSPNLKVKGKRSFKASSLIGRGSGEAYQMAFSGQGIVVVQPSEDSTDRLRIRN from the coding sequence ATGAACCAGCAACTCGCGGGCTTCGCCCCGACCCCCGTCACGGCCCGGATGGAGAACCACGGCCGCACGATGCTCAAGGTCGCCATGGCCACCGGCCAGGACCTCTTCGCGCGGACCGGCTCGATGGTGTCGTACGAGGGCTTCATCCAGTACGAACCCAATCCGCCCGCCGTCCGTCAGATCGCCTCCCAGTGGATCACCGGCGAGGGCGCACCCCTGATGAAGTGCGCCGGTGACGGGCTGCTCTACCTCGCCGACTACGGCGCCGATGTGGTCGTCATCAATCTCAACAACGACTCGCTCTCGGTCAACGGCACCAACGTCCTGGCTTTCGACGGCCACCTCACCTGGGGCGTCGAGCGGGTCAAGGGGCTGGCCAAGTTCGCCGGCCAGGGACTGTGGAACGTCTGCATCGCGGGCACCGGCTGGGTCGCCATCACCTCGCGCGGCACGCCGATCGTCGTGGACTGCGGACGCGGCGACGACGAGACCTACGTCGACCCGGACGCCCTCGTGGCGTGGTCCCCGAACCTCAAGGTGAAGGGCAAGCGCAGCTTCAAGGCCTCTTCGCTCATCGGGCGTGGAAGCGGCGAGGCGTACCAGATGGCGTTCTCCGGCCAGGGCATCGTCGTCGTCCAGCCGAGCGAGGACAGTACGGACCGCCTGCGGATCCGGAACTGA
- a CDS encoding zinc-dependent metalloprotease — translation MSDTPFGFGLPPEEPEDGDEGKKKEPAGGGQGSGGPANPFGFGPGAGGDNPFAAMFGTMNPNDLGAAFQQLGQMLSYEGGPVNWDMAKQIARQTVAQGTPDGTKDASVGPSERAAVDEALRLADLWLDGVTSLPSGSVSTVAWSRAEWVEASLPAWQKLVDPVAERVGLAMGDVLPEEMQAMAGPLIGMMRSMGGAMFGQQIGQAVGVLAGEVVGSTDIGLPLGPAGKAALLPLNVERFGKDLSVPQDEVRLYLALREAAHQRLFAHVPWLRSHLFGAVEGYARGIKVDTSKLEDVVGQFDPSQPEQLQDALQQGMFQPEDTPEQKAALARLETALALVEGWVDAVVHEAAKARLTSADALRETMRRRRASGGPAEQTFATLIGLQLRPRRLRDASRLWASLTDARGLDGRDALWAHPDMLPTAGDLDDPDGFVHHEHADFSELDKMLGDAAKGTQTPADDEGDAGDRGDADGKGGKSGSDGKDDTDQ, via the coding sequence GTGAGTGACACCCCATTCGGATTCGGCCTTCCGCCGGAGGAGCCGGAAGACGGCGACGAGGGCAAGAAGAAGGAACCCGCCGGAGGTGGGCAGGGTTCGGGCGGGCCTGCGAACCCGTTCGGCTTCGGGCCGGGCGCGGGCGGGGACAACCCGTTCGCGGCGATGTTCGGCACGATGAACCCGAACGACCTGGGAGCCGCCTTCCAACAGCTCGGCCAGATGCTGAGCTACGAGGGCGGTCCCGTGAACTGGGACATGGCCAAGCAGATCGCCCGCCAGACGGTCGCCCAGGGCACCCCGGACGGCACGAAGGACGCGAGCGTCGGTCCTTCGGAGCGGGCCGCGGTCGACGAGGCGCTGCGGCTGGCCGATCTCTGGCTGGACGGGGTGACGTCGCTGCCGTCCGGTTCCGTCTCGACCGTGGCGTGGAGCCGTGCGGAGTGGGTCGAGGCGTCCCTCCCCGCCTGGCAGAAGCTGGTCGACCCGGTGGCTGAGCGCGTCGGCCTCGCCATGGGCGATGTGCTGCCCGAGGAGATGCAGGCGATGGCCGGCCCGCTGATCGGCATGATGCGGTCGATGGGCGGCGCGATGTTCGGCCAGCAGATCGGGCAGGCCGTTGGCGTGCTGGCGGGCGAGGTCGTCGGCTCGACCGATATCGGACTGCCGCTGGGCCCGGCCGGAAAGGCCGCGCTGCTCCCGCTGAACGTCGAGAGATTCGGCAAGGACCTGAGCGTGCCGCAGGACGAGGTTCGGCTGTATCTCGCCCTGCGTGAGGCCGCCCACCAGCGGCTCTTCGCCCATGTGCCGTGGCTGCGCTCGCACCTGTTCGGCGCGGTCGAGGGGTACGCGCGCGGCATCAAGGTCGACACCAGCAAGCTGGAGGACGTGGTCGGCCAGTTCGACCCGTCGCAGCCCGAGCAACTGCAGGACGCCCTTCAGCAGGGCATGTTCCAGCCGGAGGACACGCCGGAGCAGAAGGCCGCGCTGGCCCGGCTGGAGACGGCGCTCGCGCTGGTCGAGGGCTGGGTCGACGCGGTGGTGCACGAGGCCGCGAAGGCCCGGCTGACGTCGGCCGACGCGCTGCGCGAGACGATGCGCAGGCGGCGCGCCTCCGGTGGTCCGGCCGAACAGACCTTCGCCACGCTGATCGGCCTCCAGCTGCGGCCGCGGCGGCTGCGGGACGCCTCGCGGCTGTGGGCGTCGCTCACGGACGCGCGCGGTCTCGACGGTCGCGACGCGCTCTGGGCGCACCCGGACATGCTGCCGACCGCCGGTGACCTGGACGACCCGGACGGGTTCGTGCACCACGAGCATGCGGACTTCTCCGAGCTGGACAAGATGCTCGGCGACGCCGCGAAGGGTACCCAGACACCCGCGGACGACGAGGGCGACGCCGGTGACCGGGGCGACGCGGACGGCAAGGGCGGCAAGAGCGGCAGCGACGGCAAGGACGACACCGACCAGTGA
- a CDS encoding SDR family oxidoreductase gives MSSPDPQVRAARNLADLSPESKPSKSRSKSRGPVVAVTGAATGVGELLTARLAASEEIKQVIAIDERRGEVSEAIWHILDVRDPAIAEKLRGADVVVHLALDLDLETDPAARTAYNVRGTQTVLTAAAAVGVHRVVLCTSAMVYGALPDNDIPLAEDAELRATAEATGVGDLLEIERLGRRAPRAHPGLNVTVVRPTVLVGGTDTALTRYFESPRLLVVAGSRPTWQFCHVEDLVTALEYAALEKIDGEFAVGCDGWLEQQEVEELSGVRRMELPSAVALGAAARLHRIGLTPSPAGDLAYTMHPWVVSVSRLHDVGWRPGWTNEEVLAALLEEVEGRHTVAGRRLGRKDATAAGAAGATVALLGTAALVRRARKARRRI, from the coding sequence GTGAGTTCCCCAGATCCTCAGGTTCGCGCAGCGCGAAACCTGGCCGACCTTTCGCCCGAGAGCAAACCCTCGAAGAGCCGCTCCAAGAGCCGCGGCCCCGTCGTCGCGGTCACCGGTGCCGCGACCGGCGTCGGCGAGCTGCTCACCGCGCGCCTCGCGGCTTCCGAGGAGATCAAGCAGGTCATCGCCATCGACGAGCGCCGCGGCGAGGTCTCCGAGGCGATCTGGCACATCCTCGACGTACGGGACCCCGCCATCGCCGAGAAGTTGCGGGGCGCAGACGTCGTCGTCCACCTGGCACTCGATCTCGACCTGGAGACCGATCCCGCCGCCCGTACCGCGTACAACGTACGCGGCACCCAGACCGTGCTGACGGCCGCTGCGGCCGTCGGGGTCCACCGGGTCGTGCTCTGCACCTCGGCGATGGTCTACGGGGCGCTTCCCGACAACGACATCCCACTCGCCGAGGACGCCGAACTGCGTGCCACGGCGGAGGCCACCGGCGTCGGTGACCTCCTGGAGATCGAACGGCTCGGGCGTCGCGCACCCCGAGCCCATCCCGGCCTCAACGTGACCGTGGTCCGTCCCACTGTCCTGGTCGGCGGCACGGACACGGCGCTGACCCGCTACTTCGAGTCGCCGCGCCTCCTGGTCGTCGCCGGATCGCGCCCCACCTGGCAGTTCTGCCACGTCGAGGACCTGGTCACGGCCCTGGAGTACGCGGCGCTGGAGAAGATCGACGGAGAGTTCGCGGTCGGCTGCGACGGCTGGCTGGAACAGCAGGAGGTCGAGGAGCTCAGTGGCGTCCGCAGGATGGAACTGCCCTCCGCGGTCGCCCTCGGCGCCGCCGCCCGGCTGCACCGGATCGGCCTCACCCCGTCCCCGGCGGGAGACCTCGCGTACACGATGCACCCCTGGGTGGTCAGCGTGAGCCGTCTGCACGACGTCGGCTGGCGGCCCGGGTGGACCAACGAGGAAGTGCTCGCCGCCCTCCTCGAAGAGGTCGAGGGCCGCCACACCGTCGCGGGGCGCAGGCTCGGCCGCAAGGACGCAACCGCCGCCGGCGCCGCCGGTGCGACCGTGGCGCTGCTCGGCACCGCCGCCCTGGTCCGCCGCGCGCGCAAGGCCCGCCGCCGCATCTGA
- a CDS encoding AIM24 family protein: MQSPLFSYTEQQSQERYTVQNPQLLRVSLTGRDDVLARKGAMVAYQGLMEFDGEYQSHGQRRARATTGEGLDLMRCSGQGTVYLANLAQYVHVVDVDHDGMTVDSAYVLALDSSLHTEVIAVDSQYGISGTGKYQLNISGTGKVALMTSGQPLMMQVTPDKYVNVDADAIVAWSSSLRVQMQAQTHSSGVWRRRGNTGEGWELSFLGQGFALVQPSEVLPPQSAQIGQGLRAQYGMGQQGAHAQNQNNAWN; the protein is encoded by the coding sequence ATGCAGAGTCCGCTTTTCAGCTACACGGAACAGCAGTCCCAGGAGCGGTACACCGTGCAGAACCCGCAGCTCCTGCGGGTCTCGCTGACCGGTCGCGACGACGTTCTCGCCCGAAAGGGCGCCATGGTCGCCTACCAGGGGCTGATGGAGTTCGACGGCGAGTACCAGTCGCACGGGCAGCGCCGCGCCCGCGCGACCACCGGTGAGGGCCTCGACCTGATGCGCTGCTCCGGTCAGGGCACCGTCTACCTCGCCAACCTGGCGCAGTACGTCCATGTCGTGGACGTGGACCATGACGGCATGACGGTGGACAGCGCCTACGTCCTGGCGCTCGACTCGTCGCTGCACACCGAGGTCATCGCCGTGGACAGCCAGTACGGCATCTCGGGAACCGGCAAGTACCAGCTCAACATCTCCGGCACCGGCAAGGTCGCTCTGATGACCTCCGGCCAGCCGCTGATGATGCAGGTCACGCCCGACAAGTACGTCAACGTCGACGCCGATGCGATCGTCGCCTGGTCCAGCTCGCTGCGGGTGCAGATGCAGGCCCAGACGCACTCCTCCGGGGTCTGGCGGCGGCGCGGCAACACCGGCGAGGGCTGGGAGCTGAGCTTCCTCGGACAAGGCTTCGCCCTGGTCCAGCCCAGCGAGGTACTGCCCCCGCAGAGCGCTCAGATCGGCCAGGGGCTGCGCGCCCAGTACGGCATGGGCCAGCAGGGAGCGCACGCCCAGAACCAGAACAACGCCTGGAACTGA
- a CDS encoding YlbL family protein yields MPRRTATMLASTLILIALLCAGVLIPVPYSEMSPGPTVNTLGKVGGDPVLQISGHRTYKTSGNLNMTTVRVTGADYNMNLVEAVYGWLAHDSVVVPHDTLYPGGKTEEQSTQENAEEFSQSQESAKVAALTELGIPVTSRVVVSTVIKDSPAQGKLHAGDVIKAVDGTAVKHPEDVAKLVTKHKPGENVTFTVIPAKTAAAAEKAGKQPEGTEKITITTKNAPKENRAIVGIQAGTDHTFPFDIDIKLADVGGPSAGLMFSLGIVDKLTPGQLTGGKFIAGTGTIDDQGKVGPIGGINMKLVGARDAGARYFLTPGDNCKAAASDTPSGLTLVKVKTIDDAKQSLEKIRTGDTAGLPSCSAG; encoded by the coding sequence ATGCCACGCCGCACCGCGACGATGCTCGCCTCCACGCTGATCCTCATCGCGCTGCTCTGCGCAGGCGTGCTGATCCCAGTGCCGTATTCGGAGATGTCTCCCGGGCCGACGGTGAATACGCTCGGCAAGGTCGGCGGCGATCCGGTCCTGCAGATCTCCGGGCATCGGACGTACAAGACGTCCGGCAACCTCAACATGACGACGGTCAGGGTCACCGGCGCCGACTACAACATGAACCTCGTCGAGGCCGTCTACGGCTGGCTGGCCCACGACAGCGTGGTCGTTCCGCACGACACGCTGTACCCGGGCGGCAAGACCGAGGAGCAGTCGACGCAGGAGAACGCCGAGGAGTTCAGCCAGTCCCAGGAGAGCGCCAAGGTCGCCGCCCTGACCGAACTGGGCATCCCGGTGACGTCGCGCGTCGTGGTCTCCACGGTGATCAAGGACAGCCCCGCACAGGGCAAGCTGCACGCCGGTGATGTGATCAAGGCGGTGGACGGCACGGCGGTCAAGCACCCCGAGGACGTCGCGAAGCTCGTCACCAAGCACAAGCCGGGGGAGAACGTCACCTTCACGGTGATCCCGGCCAAGACGGCGGCAGCGGCCGAGAAGGCCGGCAAGCAGCCCGAGGGCACCGAGAAGATCACCATCACGACGAAGAATGCGCCCAAGGAGAACCGGGCGATCGTCGGAATCCAGGCCGGGACGGACCACACGTTCCCGTTCGACATCGACATCAAGCTCGCCGATGTCGGGGGCCCGAGCGCGGGTCTGATGTTCTCCCTCGGCATCGTCGACAAGCTCACGCCCGGTCAGCTGACCGGCGGCAAGTTCATCGCGGGCACCGGCACCATCGACGACCAGGGCAAGGTCGGCCCGATCGGCGGCATCAACATGAAGCTGGTCGGCGCGCGCGACGCGGGCGCCAGGTACTTCCTGACGCCGGGCGACAACTGCAAGGCCGCCGCCTCCGACACCCCCAGCGGGCTCACCCTGGTCAAGGTGAAGACGATCGACGACGCGAAGCAGTCGCTGGAGAAGATCCGCACGGGCGACACGGCCGGCCTGCCGAGCTGCTCGGCAGGCTGA